A region of Cucumis melo cultivar AY chromosome 2, USDA_Cmelo_AY_1.0, whole genome shotgun sequence DNA encodes the following proteins:
- the LOC103494252 gene encoding plasma membrane ATPase 4-like, with protein sequence MAGKLSLEEIKNEAVDLEKIPIAEVFEQLKCGPEGLTTQEGENRLQLFGPNKLEEKKESKILKFLGFMWNPLSWVMEAAAIMAIALANGGGKPPDWEDFVGIICLLVINSTISFIEENNAGNAAAALMAGLAPKTKVLRDGKWSEQEAAILVPGDIISVKLGDIIPADARLLEGDPLKVDQSALTGESLPVTKNPGDEIFSGSTCKQGEIEAVVIATGVHTFFGKAAHLVDSTHQVGHFQKVLTAIGNFCICSIALGMLIEIIVMYPIQHRKYRDGIDNLLVLLIGGIPIAMPTVLSVTMAIGSHKLSQQGAITKRMTAIEEMAGMDVLCSDKTGTLTLNKLSVDVNLVEVFSKGVDKQHVILLAARASRTENQDAIDAAIVGMLADPKEARAGIREVHFFPFNPVDKRTALTYIDSDGNWHRASKGAPEQILTLCNCKEDVKKKAHAVIDKFAERGLRSLAVARQEVPEKRKESPGSPWQFVGLLPLFDPPRHDSGETIKRALNLGVNVKMITGDQLAIAKETGRRLGMGTNMYPSASLLGQHKDESIAGIPIEELIEKADGFAGVFPEHKYEIVRKLQERKHICGMTGDGVNDAPALKKADIGIAVADATDAARSASDIVLTEPGLSVIISAVLTSRAIFQRMKNYTIYAVSITIRIVFGFLLIALIWKFDFSPFMVLIIAILNDGTIMTISKDRVKPSPLPDSWKLKEIFATGIMLGGYLALMTVIFFWIMRETDFFPEKFGVRPIKDSPKEMMAALYLQVSIVSQALIFVTRSRSWSYVERPGMLLMGAFVIAQLVATLLAVYANWEFAKIKGAGWGWAGVVWIYSVVFYIPLDFIKFAIRYILSGKAWLNLLENKTAFTTKKDYGREEREAQWAATQRTLHGLQPAPERASLFLEKNSYRELSEIAEQAKRRAEIARLRELNTLKGHVESVVKLKGLDIDTIQQHYTV encoded by the exons ATGGCTGGAAAATTGAGTCTGGAGGAGATCAAGAACGAAGCTGTTGACCTG GAGAAAATACCAATTGCAGAAGTGTTTGAACAATTGAAATGTGGCCCAGAAGGTCTCACAACTCAAGAAGGAGAAAACAGACTCCAATTATTTGGTCCCAACAAATTAGAAGAGAAAAAG GAAAGCAAAATACTGAAGTTTTTGGGGTTCATGTGGAATCCTTTGTCATGGGTTATGGAAGCTGCAGCTATTATGGCCATTGCTTTAGCAAATGGTGGTGGAAAGCCTCCAGATTGGGAAGATTTTGTTGGAATTATTTGTTTGTTAGTGATCAACTCCACAATCAGTTTCATCGAGGAAAATAATGCTGGCAATGCTGCTGCTGCTCTCATGGCTGGCCTTGCCCCTAAAACTAAG GTGCTGAGGGATGGTAAATGGAGTGAGCAGGAGGCTGCAATTTTGGTTCCAGGAGATATCATTAGTGTAAAGTTGGGAGATATTATACCGGCAGATGCTCGTCTTCTCGAGGGCGACCCTTTGAAGGTTGATCAATCTGCATTGACTGGAGAATCACTTCCTGTTACTAAAAATCCAGGGGATGAAATCTTCTCAGGTTCAACTTGCAAACAAGGGGAAATTGAAGCTGTTGTAATAGCCACTGGTGTTCATACTTTCTTTGGGAAAGCAGCTCATCTTGTAGATAGCACTCACCAAGTTGGGCATTTCCAAAAAGTGCTTACTGCAATTGGGAATTTCTGTATTTGTTCTATTGCTTTAGGAATGCTTATTGAAATCATTGTCATGTATCCAATTCAACATCGTAAATACCGTGACGGAATCGACAATCTTCTTGTTCTCTTGATCGGTGGCATTCCAATTGCTATGCCTACTGTATTGTCTGTGACAATGGCTATTGGATCTCACAAGCTATCTCAACAAGGCGCCATCACGAAGCGTATGACTGCCATTGAAGAAATGGCTGGTATGGATGTCCTTTGCAGTGATAAAACAGGAACATTGACTCTAAACAAGCTTAGTGTTGATGTGAATTTGGTCGAGGTTTTTTCTAAGGGTGTGGATAAACAACATGTTATTTTGCTGGCTGCAAGGGCTTCTCGAACTGAAAATCAGGATGCAATTGATGCTGCTATTGTAGGAATGCTAGCTGATCCTAAGGAG GCACGAGCAGGCATAAGAGAAGTGCATTTCTTCCCATTCAATCCTGTGGATAAGAGAACTGCATTAACTTATATCGATTCTGATGGTAATTGGCATCGAGCAAGCAAAGGAGCTCCCGAGCAG ATCTTAACACTTTGCAACTGCAAAGAGGATGTCAAGAAGAAGGctcatgctgttattgataaaTTTGCAGAACGCGGACTTCGCTCGCTGGCTGTTGCGAGACAG GAAGTGcctgagaaaagaaaagaaagtcctGGAAGTCCATGGCAGTTTGTTGGCTTATTGCCTCTGTTTGATCCTCCAAGGCATGACAGTGGAGAAACCATCAAAAGAGCTCTCAATCTGGGAGTGAACGTCAAGATGATTACCG GTGATCAACTTGCCATTGCCAAAGAAACTGGTAGAAGACTTGGAATGGGGACTAACATGTATCCATCTGCATCATTACTTGGTCAACACAAGGATGAAAGCATTGCAGGCATTCCTATTGAAGAGTTAATTGAAAAGGCAGATGGCTTTGCTGGAGTTTTTCCAG AACACAAATACGAGATTGTAAGGAAGTTGCAAGAGAGGAAACATATTTGTGGAATGACCGGAGACGGTGTGAATGATGCTCCTGCACTAAAAAAGGCCGATATTGGAATTGCAGTTGCTGATGCTACTGATGCTGCTAGAAGTGCTTCTGATATTGTTCTCACAGAGCCAGGCTTGAGTGTTATCATCAGTGCTGTCCTTACGAGTAGAGCTATCTTTCAAAGAATGAAGAACTACACA ATTTATGCAGTTTCGATCACAATACGTATCGTG TTTGGTTTCTTGCTTATTGCCCTCATATGGAAATTTGACTTCTCCCCATTCATGGTTTTGATCATTGCCATTCTAAATGATG GTACAATCATGACCATTTCAAAGGATAGAGTGAAGCCATCTCCATTACCTGATAGTTGGAAACTGAAAGAGATATTTGCAACAGGCATTATGCTTGGAGGTTACTTGGCATTGATGACTGTCATATTCTTCTGGATAATGAGGGAGACAGATTTCTTCCCA GAGAAATTTGGTGTGAGGCCTATTAAGGACAGTCCTAAAGAAATGATGGCTGCTCTTTACCTCCAAGTAAGCATTGTCAGCCAAGCTTTGATATTTGTAACTCGATCGCGTAGTTGGTCCTACGTTGAACGACCGGGGATGCTACTGATGGGTGCTTTTGTTATTGCACAACTG GTTGCAACACTCCTAGCAGTATATGCAAACTGGGAATTTGCAAAGATAAAAGGAGCAGGATGGGGATGGGCTGGTGTAGTTTGGATCTACAGTGTTGTTTTCTACATTCCATTAGACTTTATCAAGTTTGCAATTCGCTACATCTTAAGTGGCAAGGCTTGGCTTAACTTACTGGAAAACAAG ACTGCCTTTACGACGAAGAAAGACTATGGAAGGGAGGAAAGAGAAGCTCAATGGGCTGCTACTCAAAGAACCTTACATGGCCTCCAACCAGCACCAGAAAGAGCTAGTCTCTTCCTTGAAAAGAATAGCTACAGAGAGCTTTCTGAAATCGCCGAGCAGGCCAAGAGACGAGCAGAGATAGCTAG GCTTAGGGAGCTCAATACTTTGAAGGGTCATGTTGAATCAGTAGTGAAATTGAAAGGGTTGGATATTGATACAATCCAACAACATTACACAGTGTAA